A portion of the Flavobacterium magnum genome contains these proteins:
- the purL gene encoding phosphoribosylformylglycinamidine synthase yields the protein MVHFFGNESGTVFAVQTQETLSAENISKLNWLFGDAHKIEKSVLTDFFIGPRAAMVTPWSTNAVEITQNMGIDGIIRIEEFHKVADGDTNFDPMLSQQFATLDQNIFSIDITPEPILDIDDIAAYNQSEGLALSDEEVDYLNALSVRIGRKLTDSEVFGFSQVNSEHCRHKIFNGTFVIDGNEQPTSLFRLIKKTAAENPNDIVSAYKDNVAFIKGPRIDQFAPKSADKPDFYEIKPFDSVISLKAETHNFPTTVEPFNGAATGSGGEIRDRLAGGQGSLPLAGTAVYMTAYSRLNQNREWENGMPERKWLYQTPIDILIKASNGASDFGNKFGQPLISGSVLTFEHEEAGRRLGYDKVIMQAGGIGYGKAEQSIKKKPAQGDKVVILGGENYRIGMGGAAVSSADTGAFSSGIELNAIQRSNPEMQKRAANAIRAFVESDNNPIISIHDHGAGGHLNCLSELVEETGGLIDLDALPVGDPTLSAKEIIGNESQERMGLVIGEADLQLLERVAERERAPMYTVGEVTGSHRFTFESQKTGAKPMDLALNDMFGSSPKVIMNDRRIARHYEDLHYHVSHIQTYLENVLQLEAVACKDWLTNKVDRCVGGKVAKQQCAGPLQLPLNNVGVMALDYNGQEGIATSIGHSPLSALISPAAGSRNAIAEALSNIVWAPLKDGLSSISLSANWMWPCKNEGEDARLYEAVQACADFAIELGINIPTGKDSLSMKQKYADGDVIAPGTVIISAAANCNDISAVVEPVLRKNGGNIYYLNLSNDSHKLGGSSLAQTLNKIGQEAPTVLDANYFKTAFNTLQQLIREGQIQAGHDIGSGGLITTLLEMCFADVNLGANLDLSAINEVDTVKLLFSENIGLVFQADERIESVFNSHGIAVFNIGKATDGNSLQIKNHSDQLRFDIAQTRDVWYQTSYLLDQRQSGRKKAKERFENYKNQPLKFIFPKDFDGKKPVVDPFKPRPKAAIIREKGSNSEREMANAMYLAGFDVKDVHMTDLISGRETLEDIKFIGAVGGFSNSDVLGSAKGWAGAFLYNEKAKAALGNFFKREDTLSVGICNGCQLFIELGLINPDHSEKPKMRHNDSHKHESAFTSVKIHENNSVMLSSLAGSTLGVWISHGEGKFELPYGENRYHVVAKYAYEGYPANPNGSHFDIAMMSSDDGRHLVMMPHIERSTFQWNWAHYPEGRRDEVSPWHQAFVNARLWLEK from the coding sequence ATGGTTCATTTCTTCGGAAACGAAAGCGGTACCGTATTTGCTGTTCAAACGCAGGAGACCCTTTCGGCAGAAAATATTTCAAAACTTAACTGGCTTTTTGGCGACGCTCATAAAATAGAAAAATCCGTGCTTACGGATTTTTTTATTGGACCCCGTGCCGCTATGGTGACGCCCTGGAGTACCAATGCCGTCGAAATTACCCAGAATATGGGCATCGACGGGATCATACGTATTGAGGAATTTCATAAGGTTGCAGACGGAGACACAAATTTTGATCCGATGCTTTCACAGCAATTTGCCACGCTGGACCAAAATATCTTTTCGATAGACATAACGCCCGAGCCCATTCTCGACATTGATGACATTGCGGCCTACAACCAATCCGAAGGGCTTGCCCTGAGCGACGAGGAAGTGGATTACCTGAATGCCCTTTCAGTGCGCATCGGCAGAAAATTGACAGATTCGGAAGTATTCGGTTTTTCACAAGTCAATTCAGAACACTGCCGCCACAAGATTTTCAACGGCACTTTTGTCATCGATGGCAACGAACAACCTACTTCCCTATTCCGTTTGATCAAGAAGACCGCTGCCGAAAATCCGAATGATATTGTTTCCGCTTATAAGGATAACGTCGCGTTTATCAAAGGACCGCGCATTGACCAATTTGCACCGAAGTCGGCAGACAAACCCGATTTTTACGAAATCAAACCTTTTGATTCCGTCATCTCGTTGAAAGCGGAAACCCACAATTTCCCCACAACCGTCGAACCGTTCAATGGCGCAGCGACCGGGTCAGGCGGTGAAATCCGCGACAGGCTGGCCGGAGGGCAGGGCTCCTTGCCACTCGCGGGAACAGCCGTGTATATGACGGCCTATTCCAGGCTCAACCAAAACCGGGAGTGGGAAAATGGCATGCCGGAGCGAAAATGGCTGTACCAAACCCCGATTGACATACTGATCAAAGCATCAAATGGTGCATCCGACTTCGGAAATAAATTCGGCCAACCGCTGATCAGCGGCTCTGTACTCACCTTTGAACACGAAGAAGCAGGCCGCAGGCTGGGCTATGATAAAGTGATCATGCAGGCAGGCGGGATCGGCTACGGGAAAGCGGAGCAATCGATAAAGAAAAAACCTGCCCAGGGTGATAAAGTGGTAATCCTGGGAGGGGAAAACTACCGCATCGGGATGGGCGGTGCTGCCGTCTCCTCAGCGGATACAGGCGCTTTCAGTTCCGGAATTGAATTGAACGCCATCCAGCGTTCCAACCCTGAGATGCAGAAACGCGCCGCAAATGCCATCCGTGCCTTCGTCGAAAGCGACAACAACCCGATCATCTCTATCCACGACCACGGTGCAGGCGGCCATTTGAACTGCCTTTCCGAATTGGTCGAGGAAACCGGCGGACTCATTGATCTCGATGCATTGCCTGTTGGTGACCCCACGCTTTCGGCGAAGGAAATCATCGGCAACGAATCCCAGGAAAGAATGGGGCTCGTGATTGGTGAAGCGGATTTGCAGCTGCTCGAAAGGGTGGCCGAACGCGAACGTGCCCCAATGTACACCGTCGGCGAGGTAACCGGTTCGCACCGATTTACATTTGAATCCCAAAAAACAGGTGCCAAACCCATGGATCTGGCGCTCAACGACATGTTCGGAAGCTCTCCAAAAGTAATCATGAATGACCGTCGGATTGCGCGCCATTACGAGGATTTGCATTATCACGTGAGCCACATCCAAACTTACCTCGAGAACGTACTGCAACTCGAAGCCGTGGCCTGCAAGGACTGGCTTACCAACAAGGTAGACCGTTGCGTCGGCGGAAAAGTGGCCAAACAACAATGTGCCGGGCCATTGCAATTGCCGCTGAACAATGTAGGTGTGATGGCATTGGATTACAACGGACAAGAGGGCATTGCCACGTCAATTGGGCACTCCCCGCTCTCCGCGCTGATCAGTCCGGCAGCGGGCAGCCGTAATGCGATTGCCGAAGCCTTGTCGAACATTGTATGGGCTCCGTTGAAAGACGGCCTGAGCAGCATATCGCTGTCGGCAAACTGGATGTGGCCCTGTAAAAATGAAGGTGAAGATGCGAGGTTGTATGAAGCGGTACAGGCGTGTGCTGATTTTGCGATTGAGCTGGGGATCAACATTCCGACCGGAAAAGATTCATTGTCGATGAAACAGAAGTATGCTGATGGTGACGTCATCGCGCCAGGCACCGTGATCATTTCTGCGGCGGCGAACTGCAACGACATTTCGGCGGTCGTGGAACCGGTCCTTAGGAAAAACGGCGGCAACATATACTACCTGAATCTATCCAATGACAGTCACAAACTGGGTGGTTCCTCATTGGCGCAGACCTTAAACAAGATCGGACAGGAAGCACCAACCGTGCTTGACGCCAACTATTTCAAAACGGCGTTTAATACCCTGCAGCAATTGATCCGCGAAGGCCAAATTCAGGCCGGACACGATATCGGAAGCGGCGGATTGATTACCACGTTACTTGAAATGTGTTTTGCCGATGTCAATCTGGGCGCCAACCTCGACCTGTCCGCAATCAATGAAGTTGACACCGTAAAGTTACTTTTTTCGGAAAATATCGGTTTGGTTTTCCAGGCTGACGAACGCATTGAAAGCGTTTTCAATAGTCATGGGATTGCAGTATTTAATATCGGAAAGGCGACTGACGGCAACAGCCTGCAGATTAAGAATCACAGCGACCAATTGCGCTTTGATATCGCGCAGACCAGGGACGTTTGGTATCAAACCTCATATTTACTCGACCAGCGGCAATCCGGCCGGAAGAAAGCAAAGGAGCGTTTCGAAAATTACAAGAACCAGCCACTGAAATTTATTTTCCCTAAGGACTTTGATGGGAAAAAACCGGTTGTCGATCCGTTCAAGCCACGTCCGAAGGCGGCCATCATCAGGGAAAAGGGAAGCAATTCTGAACGCGAGATGGCCAACGCGATGTATCTCGCAGGTTTTGATGTCAAGGACGTGCACATGACCGACCTGATTTCAGGACGCGAAACCCTTGAAGACATAAAATTCATTGGTGCAGTCGGCGGATTTTCAAATTCCGATGTCCTGGGATCGGCTAAAGGCTGGGCAGGCGCTTTTTTATACAACGAAAAAGCAAAGGCCGCACTTGGTAATTTTTTCAAAAGGGAAGATACTTTATCGGTAGGCATCTGCAACGGCTGCCAACTGTTCATTGAACTGGGGCTGATCAATCCGGATCATTCGGAAAAACCAAAAATGAGGCATAACGATTCCCACAAGCACGAAAGCGCGTTTACGTCGGTAAAAATCCACGAAAATAACTCGGTGATGCTGTCGTCACTGGCCGGAAGTACCCTCGGTGTGTGGATTTCGCATGGCGAAGGAAAATTTGAACTGCCATACGGCGAAAACCGATATCACGTTGTGGCCAAATACGCTTACGAAGGCTATCCTGCCAATCCAAACGGCTCGCACTTCGACATTGCGATGATGTCCAGCGACGACGGACGCCACCTGGTCATGATGCCCCATATTGAGCGATCGACGTTCCAATGGAACTGGGCGCATTATCCCGAAGGACGACGGGATGAAGTGTCACCCTGGCACCAGGCGTTTGTGAACGCGCGGCTTTGGCTGGAGAAATAA
- a CDS encoding PaaI family thioesterase: MAFDKVKLLALCNTFSQNTLMQTLGISYVDAGEDFLTATMPVNPGVHQPMGLLHGGASVALAESVGSAASMLFTDSEKEEVRGIEISANHLRSKREGMVWGTARIIHRGKTLHLWEIRITDEEQRLICLCKLTNIILPKESSR; encoded by the coding sequence ATGGCTTTTGATAAGGTAAAACTGCTCGCCCTTTGCAATACTTTTTCACAAAATACTTTAATGCAAACGTTGGGCATCAGCTATGTGGACGCCGGTGAGGACTTCCTGACGGCCACGATGCCCGTGAATCCCGGTGTGCATCAACCGATGGGATTACTCCACGGCGGCGCAAGCGTAGCGTTGGCCGAAAGTGTCGGCAGTGCGGCTTCGATGCTGTTTACGGATTCTGAAAAAGAGGAGGTGAGGGGTATAGAAATTTCGGCAAACCACTTGCGCAGTAAACGTGAAGGAATGGTTTGGGGTACTGCCCGTATCATACACAGGGGCAAAACGTTGCATCTATGGGAAATCAGGATTACCGACGAGGAACAACGACTCATCTGTCTGTGCAAACTGACCAATATTATTCTTCCAAAAGAGAGTTCAAGATGA
- a CDS encoding chorismate-binding protein, giving the protein MRAGIPMMSLLDKAGGNLSAGLPFVLYKKPDHAAVRGLFQKSSQLHTADDFDGKGYVFAPFYHGETLIIPDHDADFLYSIYENDGHLNSTSVTTANETGRDFHLKLVTKGIRAILDHDFEKVVLSRKERFDLVAFDFRKIYAALLQNYPEAYVYCWFHPETGFWFGAFSEQLLRISDGKLHTMAVAGTQKWHEGLTWQEKEKHEQQFVSDFISDALKDFSISVQSGNPYTLRAGALAHIRTDISADLKPDADLNGIIGALHPTPAVCGLPKRPALEFILENEGYDRDFYAGFHGELNRDFLHGTGQTDFFVNLRCMQVDTDGISAGICVGGGITKDSDPEAEWLETVHKSQTIKKVLF; this is encoded by the coding sequence ATGAGGGCTGGAATCCCGATGATGTCATTATTGGACAAAGCCGGCGGAAATTTGAGCGCAGGATTGCCATTTGTACTGTATAAAAAACCCGATCACGCGGCTGTACGTGGTTTGTTTCAGAAATCATCGCAGTTGCATACGGCAGACGATTTTGACGGAAAGGGCTATGTATTTGCCCCATTTTATCACGGGGAAACCTTAATCATCCCTGATCATGATGCCGACTTTTTATATTCGATCTACGAAAACGACGGACATCTGAATTCAACTTCGGTGACAACGGCTAATGAAACGGGCAGGGATTTTCACCTCAAATTGGTTACCAAAGGCATTCGTGCGATTTTGGACCACGATTTTGAGAAAGTCGTGTTGTCCAGAAAAGAACGTTTCGATCTTGTTGCTTTTGATTTCCGAAAAATTTACGCCGCCTTGCTGCAGAATTACCCCGAGGCCTATGTTTACTGCTGGTTTCATCCGGAAACAGGATTTTGGTTTGGTGCCTTCTCCGAGCAACTGCTGCGAATCAGCGATGGGAAACTGCACACAATGGCCGTTGCGGGCACACAAAAATGGCATGAAGGACTGACCTGGCAGGAAAAGGAAAAACACGAACAGCAATTTGTCTCCGATTTCATTTCCGACGCGTTGAAGGATTTTTCAATATCGGTACAATCCGGAAACCCTTACACGCTGAGGGCAGGGGCATTGGCGCATATCAGGACCGATATTTCCGCGGATTTGAAACCTGATGCTGATTTGAACGGCATCATAGGCGCGCTGCATCCGACGCCGGCAGTCTGCGGACTCCCTAAGCGCCCGGCGTTGGAATTTATCCTGGAAAACGAAGGTTACGACAGGGATTTTTACGCCGGATTTCATGGCGAACTGAACCGCGATTTCCTCCACGGCACCGGGCAAACCGATTTTTTCGTGAACCTGCGCTGTATGCAGGTGGACACCGATGGGATTTCGGCCGGGATCTGCGTAGGCGGCGGCATAACAAAGGATAGCGACCCCGAAGCCGAATGGCTCGAAACGGTACATAAGTCACAAACGATAAAAAAAGTTTTATTTTAG
- the bshB1 gene encoding bacillithiol biosynthesis deacetylase BshB1 — MKLDILAFGAHPDDVELGCGGTLAKEVSLGKKVGIVDLTRGELGTRGTAEIRDAEAKAGAVALGIEVRENLNMRDGFFVNDETHQLEVIRTIRKYRPEIVICNAVDDRHIDHGKGSKLVSDACFLSGLIKIETQHDGLQQSAWRPKVVYHYIQWKNIEPDFVVDISGYIDKKTDAILAYGSQFYKPGSNEPETPIATKNFLDSIHYRAQDLGRLIGKDYAEGFTVERYLAVNSLADLI; from the coding sequence ATGAAATTAGATATTTTGGCATTTGGCGCCCATCCTGACGATGTCGAGCTGGGCTGTGGCGGAACCCTCGCGAAGGAAGTGTCGCTCGGCAAAAAAGTTGGCATCGTCGATTTGACGCGGGGTGAACTCGGAACACGTGGTACAGCCGAAATCCGTGATGCTGAAGCCAAGGCAGGTGCCGTCGCTTTGGGAATCGAAGTACGGGAAAACCTGAACATGCGCGATGGTTTTTTTGTAAATGATGAAACGCACCAACTTGAGGTAATTAGGACAATCCGGAAGTATCGGCCCGAAATCGTGATCTGTAATGCCGTTGATGACCGGCATATCGATCACGGAAAGGGCAGCAAACTGGTTTCTGACGCGTGTTTCCTCTCCGGATTGATCAAGATTGAAACCCAACATGACGGACTGCAGCAATCGGCCTGGCGACCAAAAGTCGTTTACCATTACATCCAATGGAAGAATATCGAACCCGATTTTGTCGTGGACATCTCCGGATATATTGACAAAAAAACCGACGCAATCCTGGCGTACGGTTCCCAATTTTACAAGCCCGGAAGCAACGAGCCTGAGACGCCGATTGCCACGAAGAATTTCCTTGACAGCATCCATTATCGAGCGCAGGATCTCGGACGATTGATTGGGAAGGATTATGCCGAAGGATTTACGGTGGAAAGATATTTGGCGGTCAATAGTTTAGCCGACCTGATATAA
- a CDS encoding alpha/beta hydrolase has protein sequence MRKFVLLLLLMLAHAISAQQLYIRTFGSEQAKPMLFLHGGPGYNSANFEASAAQKLADQGCFVIVYDRRGEGRSADENAKFTFEETISDVDRILSEYKIPKVTLIGHSFGGIVATYYAQKHPEKVNAVVLVGAPISLQESFANIIERCRKIYADKNDQSSLGYMDMLEKMDKNSLEFSSYCFMYAMQNGFYKPGLITPDAQKIYDDLKKTPEYKYATQMTPQGPKGFWKNENYTSLDLSADISDLSKKMKVIGLYGRDDGLYSENQIEKLSKLIGKDHVFYIENSSHNVFIDRQDEFLKIIKSQI, from the coding sequence ATGAGAAAATTCGTATTGCTTTTACTTTTAATGCTGGCCCACGCCATTTCGGCACAACAACTTTATATCAGGACTTTTGGTTCTGAACAGGCCAAACCGATGCTGTTCCTGCACGGCGGACCGGGTTACAACAGCGCCAATTTTGAGGCCTCCGCGGCGCAAAAGCTTGCCGATCAGGGGTGTTTTGTGATAGTTTACGACCGCCGCGGCGAAGGCAGGTCGGCGGATGAAAATGCAAAATTCACCTTTGAAGAAACCATCAGCGATGTCGACCGGATATTGTCAGAATATAAGATTCCAAAGGTGACACTCATCGGACATAGTTTCGGAGGGATCGTGGCCACCTATTACGCCCAAAAGCATCCGGAGAAGGTAAATGCCGTCGTCTTGGTAGGCGCACCCATATCGCTGCAGGAATCGTTTGCGAACATTATTGAGCGCTGCAGGAAAATATACGCTGATAAGAATGACCAGTCGAGCCTCGGCTATATGGATATGCTTGAAAAGATGGACAAAAACAGCCTTGAATTCAGCAGCTATTGCTTTATGTATGCGATGCAGAACGGTTTTTATAAACCGGGATTGATCACGCCCGATGCACAAAAGATTTATGACGACCTCAAAAAAACTCCTGAATACAAATACGCCACGCAGATGACACCTCAAGGCCCGAAGGGTTTCTGGAAAAATGAAAATTACACCTCACTGGACCTGTCAGCGGATATTTCAGATTTGTCAAAGAAAATGAAAGTAATCGGACTATACGGCAGGGACGACGGACTGTACTCTGAAAACCAGATTGAGAAACTCAGTAAACTCATAGGGAAAGACCATGTTTTTTATATCGAAAACAGCTCACACAACGTCTTCATCGACCGCCAGGATGAATTCCTTAAAATAATAAAAAGCCAGATCTAA
- a CDS encoding M28 family metallopeptidase translates to MKKLLYFASIGLLASCSSTKPAGYEQKYMNTITAEELRTHLTIVASDEMEGRETGSVGQKKAGAYLISQYKSDDIPYPKGADGFYQKVPAEYMNGKYGENLPDSENIWAFIEGSEKPEEIIVVSAHYDHVGVKGGKVYNGADDDGSGTVALLEIAQAFEKAKKDGHGPKRSILILHVTGEEHGLHGSRYYSEHPLFPIANTVADINIDMIGRRDDLHSQSNYVYVIGSDYLSTDLYNICEAANKQFTNLELDYKYNSRKDPNRFYYRSDHYNFAKQGIPSVFLFNGTHADYHKDTDEVSKIEFDALAKRAQLAFAIAWDIANRDQRITVDKDGK, encoded by the coding sequence ATGAAAAAACTCTTATATTTTGCATCAATAGGACTGCTCGCGAGCTGTTCCAGCACGAAACCTGCCGGCTATGAGCAGAAGTACATGAATACCATTACCGCCGAGGAACTCAGGACGCACCTTACGATTGTCGCTTCAGATGAAATGGAAGGCCGCGAAACCGGTTCAGTAGGCCAGAAAAAAGCCGGTGCTTACCTGATCAGCCAGTACAAATCCGATGACATTCCCTATCCGAAAGGCGCTGATGGTTTTTACCAAAAAGTCCCCGCGGAATATATGAACGGAAAATACGGCGAAAATCTGCCTGATTCCGAGAACATCTGGGCTTTCATTGAAGGTTCAGAAAAGCCGGAAGAAATTATTGTGGTATCGGCCCATTACGACCACGTGGGGGTCAAGGGCGGTAAGGTTTACAATGGCGCCGATGACGATGGATCGGGAACGGTGGCCCTGCTGGAAATCGCGCAGGCATTTGAAAAAGCCAAAAAAGACGGGCATGGGCCGAAGCGTTCGATCTTAATCCTGCACGTTACGGGCGAAGAACACGGCTTGCATGGCTCGAGGTATTATTCGGAACACCCGCTGTTCCCCATTGCAAATACGGTAGCGGACATCAATATTGATATGATCGGGCGGCGCGATGACCTGCACAGCCAAAGTAATTACGTGTATGTGATCGGTTCGGATTATCTCTCAACCGATTTGTATAATATCTGCGAGGCGGCCAACAAACAGTTTACGAATCTCGAACTCGATTACAAATACAACAGCCGCAAAGATCCGAACCGGTTTTATTACAGATCGGATCATTACAACTTTGCAAAACAGGGGATTCCGTCGGTATTCCTTTTCAACGGTACGCACGCCGATTATCACAAAGATACCGATGAAGTAAGCAAGATTGAATTTGATGCATTAGCCAAACGGGCGCAGCTTGCGTTCGCCATTGCGTGGGATATTGCAAACAGGGACCAGCGCATTACAGTCGACAAAGACGGAAAATAA
- a CDS encoding DUF3667 domain-containing protein gives MSKSQIRKDKTCLNCNYVVDQRYCPNCGQENTDSRKTFHHLFFHFFEDLTHYENAFWKTIRNLLFKPASLTKEYLSGRRLSYLAPVRLYIFISFITFLVITMMASGEEFHDLPLAQMKPKPGTKLTKNELEEIREIDLILAKQKRIDSLRVAGWYNKDEADLMKQSLEDNFSSFGLGENMGYKSMREMDSVQKSLPTAKRYSQPKYWLYSKITMLRERRLSGEEIATKFKESFLHNFPKVLFIYMPIFAFFLWLFHSKKRWYYFDHGIFTLHYFSFLLLVSLIAICIDGLLGLLHSDIAEIVSRFVFFILVCWMIYYIFPAHHRFYGETRTLSFFKTLVLFFINSLIIIAILSLFALYTFVNIH, from the coding sequence ATGTCCAAAAGCCAAATCAGAAAAGACAAAACCTGCCTGAATTGCAACTACGTCGTTGACCAGCGGTATTGCCCGAATTGCGGCCAGGAAAACACCGATTCACGAAAGACGTTCCACCATCTTTTCTTTCACTTCTTTGAGGACCTGACGCACTATGAAAATGCGTTCTGGAAAACCATACGAAACCTGCTCTTCAAGCCGGCGTCGCTTACAAAAGAATACCTTTCAGGTAGGCGCCTCTCCTACCTTGCACCGGTAAGGCTGTATATTTTCATCAGTTTTATTACTTTCCTTGTCATCACCATGATGGCGTCCGGCGAAGAGTTCCACGACCTTCCGTTGGCACAGATGAAACCGAAACCCGGCACAAAACTGACTAAGAATGAACTGGAGGAAATCCGTGAAATCGACCTGATCCTTGCCAAGCAAAAAAGGATAGACTCCCTCAGGGTCGCCGGCTGGTATAACAAAGACGAAGCCGACCTGATGAAGCAAAGCCTTGAGGATAATTTTTCATCTTTCGGGCTGGGCGAAAACATGGGGTATAAATCGATGCGCGAAATGGATTCCGTGCAAAAATCATTGCCGACGGCCAAACGATACAGTCAACCGAAATACTGGCTGTACAGCAAAATCACCATGCTCAGGGAACGCCGGCTGTCGGGAGAAGAAATTGCAACCAAATTTAAAGAGTCATTCCTGCATAACTTTCCGAAAGTACTGTTCATTTACATGCCGATTTTTGCGTTTTTCCTGTGGCTTTTCCATAGCAAGAAGCGATGGTATTACTTTGACCACGGCATTTTCACGCTGCATTACTTTTCGTTCCTGCTGTTGGTCTCCCTGATTGCGATCTGCATTGACGGACTATTGGGTTTACTGCATTCCGATATTGCTGAGATCGTATCCCGATTTGTATTTTTTATCCTGGTTTGCTGGATGATTTATTATATCTTTCCGGCACACCACCGTTTTTACGGCGAAACCCGGACGTTGTCTTTTTTCAAGACACTGGTGCTTTTTTTTATTAACTCCCTGATTATAATAGCGATATTGTCACTATTCGCCTTGTATACTTTCGTAAATATCCACTAA
- a CDS encoding dienelactone hydrolase family protein has translation MKTLLTICIAMVTCGTFAQLKPVVYNDDSQKLNGFSIAPARNQGDKKGVLILPAWKGIDAHAKESAQKLADLGYYAFIADIYGEGNYPKDAAEAGKQAGYYKQNYKAYQKRISLALAQLVKAGADANNIVVMGYCFGGTGALEAARAGMPVKGVVSFHGGLKKEATRPNNPLSAKVLVLHGADDPNVPADEVAAFQNEMREAKADWQMVYYANAVHAFTDPYAGNDNSKGAAYNEKADKRSWESLLDFLKELLK, from the coding sequence ATGAAAACTTTACTTACAATATGCATCGCAATGGTGACCTGCGGCACCTTCGCGCAGTTGAAACCCGTAGTCTACAATGACGACAGCCAGAAGTTAAACGGCTTTTCGATAGCTCCTGCCCGAAACCAGGGCGACAAAAAGGGCGTTCTCATCCTTCCGGCCTGGAAGGGGATCGACGCGCACGCGAAAGAAAGCGCCCAGAAGTTGGCCGATTTGGGTTATTATGCCTTTATCGCAGATATTTATGGTGAGGGCAATTATCCGAAGGATGCTGCGGAAGCCGGGAAACAGGCCGGGTATTACAAGCAAAATTACAAAGCGTACCAGAAACGCATCAGCCTGGCGTTGGCCCAACTCGTCAAAGCGGGAGCCGATGCCAATAATATTGTTGTGATGGGTTACTGTTTTGGCGGGACAGGCGCGCTTGAGGCTGCCCGTGCGGGAATGCCCGTGAAGGGTGTGGTGTCATTCCACGGCGGATTGAAAAAAGAGGCCACGAGGCCAAACAATCCACTTTCGGCCAAGGTGCTCGTCCTGCATGGCGCCGACGATCCGAATGTGCCTGCAGACGAAGTGGCGGCCTTCCAAAACGAAATGCGTGAAGCGAAGGCCGATTGGCAAATGGTATATTATGCCAACGCTGTGCACGCATTTACAGATCCATATGCCGGAAACGACAACTCGAAAGGCGCAGCGTACAATGAGAAAGCGGACAAACGTTCATGGGAAAGTCTGCTGGATTTCCTCAAAGAGTTGCTCAAATAA
- a CDS encoding DUF1801 domain-containing protein, producing MQLKATTVPQYLDELPEGRKEAVEKLRATILANLPEGFSEGMGYGMISYFVPHSIYPSGYHCNPKLPLPFMSIASQKNFIALHHIGIYGSGELLDWFVGEYPKHSALKLDMGKGCIRFKKPESIPFELIAELSRKISVRDWIAMYEQNLKR from the coding sequence ATGCAATTAAAAGCCACTACTGTACCACAGTACCTCGACGAACTACCCGAAGGGCGTAAAGAAGCCGTTGAAAAACTGAGGGCGACTATTTTAGCGAATTTGCCTGAAGGTTTTTCTGAAGGCATGGGTTATGGCATGATCAGTTATTTTGTGCCGCACAGCATCTATCCGAGTGGGTACCATTGCAACCCAAAGCTGCCACTGCCGTTTATGAGTATCGCTTCGCAAAAGAATTTTATCGCGCTGCACCACATCGGGATTTATGGCAGCGGGGAATTGCTGGATTGGTTCGTTGGCGAATACCCCAAGCATTCTGCATTGAAGCTGGACATGGGAAAAGGGTGCATCCGGTTTAAGAAACCTGAGTCAATCCCTTTTGAACTGATCGCCGAGTTGAGCCGGAAAATTTCTGTCCGGGATTGGATAGCGATGTATGAGCAAAACTTAAAAAGGTAG